A genomic stretch from Antarcticibacterium flavum includes:
- the polA gene encoding DNA polymerase I, with protein MAEQKRLFLLDAYALIFRGYYAFIKNPRINSKGLDTSAIMGFTNSLFDVIRREKPDHLAVCFDKDGSTERTEMFSEYKANRDATPEPILQAIPYIQDILKAMHIPVVVLPGCEADDVIGTLAKQAEKEDYKVFMVTPDKDFAQLVSENIFMYRPARMGNGIEILGIPEVKKKFGVESPDQVIDFLGMMGDASDNIPGLPGVGEKTAMKFLKEFGSMENLLANTDKLKGKMREKVEEHAEQGLMSKKLATIKCDCDVKFDAKDFELSQPDAEKVQEIFEELEFRRLRDQFIKLWSGEDTSTPTQVTGTATAKAQASTAGAGQFSLFGGDAEKIEVTSGRKTLKDTSHVYQSVAPGMAMSLFLQNLKKQKSVCFDTETTSLNPLEAQLVGIAFSWEAGKGFYIPFPEDEKEAGKLIAELKPFFEAEDVEKVGQNLKYDIKVLAKYGVELKGPLFDTMIAHYLINPDMRHNMDVLAETYLNYSPQPITELIGKKGKNQGNMRDVPLEQQTEYAVEDADITLQLKKHFEPELKEANTEKLFKEIEIPLVQVLADMELEGIRLDEKFLQSLSAALENDIKELEENIYKEAGEEFNIGSPKQLGIILFEKLQLVKKPKKTKTGQYSTGEDVLSVLANEHEIVRCVLDYRGLVKLKNTYIDALPTQVEKTTGRVHTDYMQTVAATGRLSSNNPNLQNIPIRTERGREVRKAFVPRDENYVLLAADYSQIELRIIAALSKEENMIKAFQSGEDIHASTAAKVFNVPIDEVTREQRSNAKTVNFGIIYGVSAFGLSNQTNLSRSEAKELIDTYYTTYPQLRDYISEQIDYAREHGYVQTVLGRRRYLKDINSQNAVVRGAAERNAVNAPIQGSAADIIKIAMINIHRKLKEGNYKTKMLLQVHDELVFDAHKDELEKVQKMIKSEMENAFKMDVPLDVELGVGENWLEAH; from the coding sequence ATGGCTGAACAAAAACGCTTATTCCTTCTGGACGCATACGCATTGATCTTTAGAGGCTATTATGCCTTTATAAAAAATCCCAGGATCAACTCCAAAGGCCTGGACACCTCGGCAATCATGGGGTTTACCAACTCCCTTTTTGATGTGATTCGAAGGGAAAAGCCGGATCATCTTGCTGTTTGTTTTGATAAGGACGGGAGTACGGAGCGCACAGAAATGTTCAGCGAATACAAGGCTAACCGTGATGCCACCCCGGAACCAATCTTACAGGCAATCCCGTATATTCAGGATATTCTTAAAGCTATGCACATTCCGGTAGTAGTTCTTCCGGGCTGTGAGGCAGATGATGTGATTGGGACCCTTGCAAAACAGGCAGAAAAAGAAGATTATAAAGTATTCATGGTTACCCCGGACAAGGATTTTGCCCAGCTGGTCTCTGAAAATATATTTATGTACCGTCCCGCGAGAATGGGGAATGGGATTGAAATTTTAGGAATTCCGGAAGTAAAGAAAAAATTCGGGGTAGAAAGCCCCGACCAGGTCATTGACTTCCTTGGGATGATGGGGGACGCATCAGATAATATTCCCGGCTTACCGGGAGTAGGAGAAAAAACCGCAATGAAGTTTCTCAAGGAATTTGGAAGCATGGAAAACCTGCTCGCTAATACAGATAAGCTGAAAGGTAAAATGCGGGAAAAAGTGGAGGAGCATGCAGAGCAGGGCCTTATGTCCAAGAAGCTGGCAACCATAAAGTGTGACTGCGATGTAAAATTCGATGCAAAGGATTTTGAACTTTCACAACCCGATGCAGAAAAGGTACAGGAGATCTTCGAGGAGCTGGAGTTCCGTAGATTAAGGGATCAATTTATCAAACTCTGGTCTGGCGAGGACACTTCCACGCCAACGCAGGTTACCGGTACAGCCACTGCAAAGGCACAGGCCTCTACCGCAGGTGCCGGTCAATTCTCACTTTTTGGCGGGGATGCTGAAAAAATAGAAGTTACCTCCGGCCGTAAAACTTTAAAAGACACCTCTCACGTTTATCAAAGTGTGGCGCCGGGAATGGCTATGAGCCTTTTTCTTCAGAATTTAAAGAAACAGAAAAGCGTATGTTTTGATACTGAAACTACCAGTTTGAATCCGCTCGAGGCACAGCTGGTTGGGATCGCATTTTCCTGGGAAGCAGGGAAGGGATTTTATATCCCCTTTCCTGAAGATGAAAAGGAAGCCGGAAAATTAATTGCTGAACTGAAACCATTCTTTGAAGCTGAAGATGTTGAAAAGGTGGGCCAGAATTTAAAATATGACATCAAGGTATTAGCGAAATATGGGGTAGAACTGAAAGGCCCTTTATTTGACACAATGATCGCGCACTACCTGATAAATCCAGATATGCGCCATAATATGGACGTGCTGGCGGAGACATACCTTAATTATTCCCCACAACCAATAACCGAGCTTATCGGCAAAAAAGGGAAGAATCAGGGCAATATGCGGGACGTTCCGCTGGAACAACAAACCGAATATGCTGTGGAAGATGCAGATATCACCCTTCAGCTAAAAAAACATTTTGAACCCGAACTTAAAGAAGCTAATACAGAGAAACTTTTCAAAGAAATAGAAATTCCGCTGGTACAGGTGCTGGCAGATATGGAACTGGAAGGGATACGGCTGGATGAAAAATTCCTGCAATCACTTTCAGCAGCACTGGAAAATGACATCAAAGAACTTGAAGAGAATATCTATAAGGAAGCCGGAGAGGAATTCAATATAGGTTCTCCAAAACAACTGGGGATCATTCTTTTTGAAAAACTTCAGCTTGTAAAAAAACCGAAGAAGACCAAGACAGGGCAATATTCAACGGGTGAGGATGTACTTTCAGTCCTGGCGAATGAGCACGAAATAGTGAGGTGCGTTCTCGATTACCGCGGACTTGTAAAACTGAAGAACACCTATATAGATGCACTTCCTACCCAGGTAGAAAAAACCACAGGCAGGGTGCATACAGATTATATGCAAACCGTGGCAGCAACAGGGAGATTAAGCTCCAATAATCCCAACCTTCAGAATATACCTATAAGAACTGAAAGAGGACGCGAAGTAAGAAAGGCTTTTGTTCCCAGGGATGAGAATTACGTGCTTCTGGCGGCAGATTATTCGCAGATAGAGCTACGCATTATAGCAGCCCTTAGCAAGGAGGAGAATATGATCAAAGCCTTCCAAAGCGGGGAGGATATTCACGCCTCTACTGCCGCAAAAGTTTTTAATGTTCCTATTGATGAGGTTACCAGGGAGCAGCGAAGCAATGCGAAAACCGTGAACTTCGGGATCATTTACGGGGTTTCGGCCTTTGGATTGAGCAACCAGACCAATCTTTCCAGGTCTGAAGCTAAAGAACTTATTGACACTTATTATACTACCTACCCTCAACTTCGGGATTATATAAGTGAACAAATTGATTATGCCCGGGAGCATGGCTATGTGCAAACTGTCCTCGGAAGAAGACGCTATTTAAAAGACATTAACTCCCAGAACGCGGTAGTCCGTGGTGCTGCAGAAAGAAATGCGGTAAATGCTCCTATCCAGGGAAGTGCGGCAGATATTATCAAGATCGCGATGATCAACATTCATCGCAAACTCAAAGAAGGCAACTACAAAACCAAAATGCTCCTGCAGGTGCATGATGAACTTGTGTTCGATGCCCACAAAGATGAACTTGAAAAAGTTCAGAAAATGATCAAGAGCGAAATGGAGAATGCCTTTAAAATGGATGTTCCCCTGGATGTAGAACTGGGTGTAGGCGAGAACTGGCTGGAGGCACATTAA
- a CDS encoding N(4)-(beta-N-acetylglucosaminyl)-L-asparaginase, whose protein sequence is MKRRKFISQSLFSGSGLLLSAGILPLNSLANKTTLNMTNKVSKPFPITIATWNFPNASIMAGEMLENGATALDAVEQGVMVEEANLKNTTVGKGGAPDRDGNVTLDACIMAPTGDAGAVVYLKNNTHAVSVARKVMEETPHVMLAGEGADQFAREQGFKQENLLTPESEKAYKEWLKKKEYKPIINIENHDTIGMLCIDQNGDIAGACTSSGLSYKMNGRVGDSPIIGSGLFLDNEVGGAVATGMGEAIMKSVGSFLIVELMRQGKSPQEACEEAIKRIIARNPNYREFQAAFITLNKKGEIGSYCIQKGFSYVKYQQGKNENVESGYFMEN, encoded by the coding sequence ATGAAAAGAAGAAAATTCATATCGCAAAGCCTGTTTTCAGGGAGTGGGCTCCTCCTGTCGGCCGGGATACTCCCACTTAATTCCCTTGCAAATAAAACCACTCTTAATATGACGAATAAAGTAAGCAAACCTTTCCCTATAACCATCGCCACCTGGAACTTCCCAAATGCCAGCATCATGGCCGGCGAAATGCTTGAAAATGGAGCAACTGCATTGGATGCTGTGGAGCAGGGAGTAATGGTAGAAGAAGCCAATCTAAAAAACACAACCGTGGGAAAAGGCGGCGCGCCAGACAGGGATGGCAATGTCACTCTTGATGCCTGCATTATGGCGCCTACCGGGGATGCGGGAGCAGTAGTTTATTTAAAAAACAACACTCACGCAGTTTCTGTTGCCAGGAAAGTCATGGAAGAAACCCCGCACGTGATGCTGGCAGGAGAAGGAGCCGACCAATTTGCGCGGGAACAGGGATTTAAACAGGAAAACCTGCTCACTCCGGAATCTGAAAAAGCCTATAAGGAATGGCTGAAAAAGAAAGAATACAAGCCTATAATTAATATTGAGAACCACGACACCATCGGGATGTTATGTATTGATCAAAACGGGGATATTGCCGGGGCCTGTACCAGTAGTGGACTTTCCTATAAAATGAACGGCCGGGTGGGTGATTCGCCAATTATAGGTTCGGGTTTATTTCTGGATAATGAAGTTGGAGGTGCCGTTGCCACGGGTATGGGAGAGGCCATTATGAAAAGTGTGGGTAGTTTCCTTATTGTCGAACTTATGCGACAGGGAAAATCTCCCCAGGAAGCCTGTGAGGAAGCTATAAAAAGGATCATTGCCCGCAATCCTAATTACAGGGAATTCCAGGCAGCTTTTATCACGCTGAACAAAAAAGGAGAAATTGGATCTTATTGTATTCAGAAAGGGTTTTCCTATGTAAAATATCAGCAGGGTAAAAATGAGAATGTGGAGAGCGGATATTTTATGGAGAATTGA
- a CDS encoding metallophosphoesterase: protein MRWIIFIVLYLLLNIYAFQAVRTLSKTYWAITPYILISLGILAFFLYEWNQPNPDGGFTGGRAYSLGLVLAIMAANLILTLFMFGEDIVRLLMAGYNKLFTTSGQFDLPSRRKFLSQVALGIAAIPFASLLYGMYQGKYNYKVLKYTLHFDDLPDAFDGYRITQISDIHSGSFDNKEKIEYAIDLINEQESDSVFFTGDLVNNLAAEMTPWTSTFSKIKARDGVYSVLGNHDYGDYVSWDSDREKLANLEAMKGVHSQMGWNLLLNEHKLVEKNGERIAFVGVENWGAGGFKKKGDLDKAGQGLTDKDFKVLLSHDPSYWQEKIKNDPKNYQLTLSGHTHGMQFGIEIPGWFKWSPVQYRYENWAGIYEEFGRYINVNRGFGYLAYPGRVGIWPEISVIELRKGPKPA, encoded by the coding sequence ATGCGCTGGATCATATTTATTGTTTTATACCTGCTTCTTAATATCTACGCCTTCCAGGCGGTTCGAACACTAAGCAAAACCTACTGGGCTATTACGCCTTATATTTTAATCTCACTTGGAATTCTGGCTTTCTTTCTTTATGAATGGAATCAGCCAAATCCCGATGGAGGCTTTACCGGTGGCAGGGCATATTCTCTTGGCCTGGTGCTCGCCATCATGGCAGCAAACCTAATCCTTACCCTGTTTATGTTTGGAGAAGATATTGTGAGGCTCCTTATGGCCGGGTATAATAAATTGTTCACCACCTCTGGCCAATTTGACCTGCCTTCCCGGAGAAAATTCCTGAGCCAGGTGGCACTGGGGATTGCTGCCATTCCATTTGCTTCGTTGCTGTATGGTATGTACCAGGGAAAATATAACTACAAGGTGTTGAAATATACACTTCATTTTGATGACCTGCCAGACGCTTTTGATGGATACAGGATCACGCAAATTAGTGATATACACAGTGGGAGTTTTGATAATAAGGAAAAGATAGAATATGCCATTGATCTCATCAATGAGCAGGAAAGCGACAGCGTATTTTTTACCGGTGACCTGGTGAATAACCTTGCTGCCGAGATGACTCCCTGGACCTCGACCTTTTCAAAAATAAAGGCTCGTGACGGGGTTTACTCTGTTCTTGGAAATCATGATTATGGAGATTATGTGAGCTGGGATAGTGACAGGGAGAAGCTAGCCAATCTGGAAGCTATGAAAGGGGTTCATTCTCAAATGGGATGGAACCTGTTACTCAATGAACACAAGCTTGTTGAAAAGAATGGAGAAAGAATAGCCTTTGTGGGGGTTGAGAACTGGGGCGCCGGCGGCTTTAAAAAGAAAGGTGACCTTGACAAAGCAGGGCAGGGACTTACAGATAAAGATTTCAAAGTCCTGCTAAGTCACGACCCTTCATACTGGCAGGAAAAGATCAAGAATGATCCAAAGAATTATCAATTAACTTTAAGCGGACATACGCATGGGATGCAGTTTGGGATTGAGATCCCGGGCTGGTTCAAGTGGAGCCCCGTCCAATACCGATATGAAAATTGGGCCGGTATTTACGAGGAATTTGGGAGATATATCAATGTGAACCGCGGCTTTGGTTACCTGGCTTACCCGGGAAGGGTGGGTATTTGGCCGGAAATTAGTGTGATCGAATTACGAAAAGGCCCAAAGCCCGCATAA